One window of Biomphalaria glabrata chromosome 6, xgBioGlab47.1, whole genome shotgun sequence genomic DNA carries:
- the LOC106077160 gene encoding cysteine-rich motor neuron 1 protein-like produces the protein MLLKIVLFTHIFFLSSGQEVSRNGSCVTSPLPCVHLNVAEIHHECGQDSDCPAGVKCCYIGCVRTCQAFDPCEKVTCTPGYTCLARETPCEKRPCLLEASCVSETQVRCPALRCPTEFCPAGQERVVDPTGCPTCECKRKKVCPQSCSLFCAYGLLTTEDGCPVCKCRAEPGNPCTNKVCPVGEECRLVTPQSCNTAICKPEAKCVSKLRSMFDNSCALKDKTTLGYPVLEEDGAKEIDCYRKRCLDGTVCTKFGNVTYRCCLQFSQEQIWTILKPGQCPQEYMISADDQFQPCEVDGQCPSDQKCCYRTKNQSALRSSGACMTPVHSILSNKTTICTGTTILSSVLRTIGAC, from the exons ATGTTACTTAAAATTGTTCTGTTTACACATATATTCTTTCTATCCTCGGGACAAGAG GTAAGCCGCAATGGTTCTTGCGTTACTTCACCTTTACCATGTGTTCATCTCAATGTGGCCGAGATACACCATGAATGTGGTCAGGATTCTGACTGCCCTGCAGGTGTTAAGTGCTGCTATATAGGCTGTGTCCGTACGTGTCAGGCGTTTGATCCATGTGAAAAAGTG ACATGTACGCCTGGATACACCTGTCTAGCTAGGGAAACACCTTGTGAAAAGAGACCATGCCTACTTGAAGCGTCTTGTGTCAGTGAAA CTCAAGTTAGGTGTCCTGCCCTCCGGTGCCCTACAGAGTTCTGCCCAGCTGGACAAGAAAGAGTTGTTGACCCTACAGGCTGTCCAACGTGTGAGTGTAAACGCAAGAAAG tctgtccTCAATCGTGTTCATTATTCTGTGCCTACGGACTACTGACTACTGAAGACGGCTGCCCAGTGTGCAAATGCCGAGCAGAACCAGGGAATCCCTGTACaaacaaa GTGTGTCCTGTAGGCGAGGAGTGCAGGCTAGTGACGCCCCAGTCTTGCAATACAGCAATTTGTAAGCCAGAAGCAAAGTGTGTCTCTA AATTAAGATCAATGTTCGACAACTCTTGTGCTCTTAAAGATAAGACAACTCTGGGTTATCCCGTTTTGGAAGAAGACGGAGCTAAGGAAATAGACTGCTACCGAAAGAGATGCCTAGACGGCACAGTTTGTACAAAGTTTGGAAATGTCACCTACAGATGCTGTTTGCAATTTTCAC AAGAACAaatctggacgattttaaaacCAGGGCAGTGCCCGCAGGAGTACATGATTTCTGCAGATGACCAGTTTCAGCCCTGTGAGGTCGATGGTCAGTGCCCAAGTGACCAAAAGTGTTGCTACAGAACGAAAAACCAATCCGCGTTGCGATCGTCAGGAGCTTGTATGACCCCAGTGCATAGCATTTTATCCAACAAGACAACCATCTGTACGGGGACTACAATATTGAGCTCAGTACTCAGGACGATTGGCGCTTGCTAA